A DNA window from Polynucleobacter sp. AP-Titi-500A-B4 contains the following coding sequences:
- the mmsB gene encoding 3-hydroxyisobutyrate dehydrogenase, with translation MNIGFIGLGNMGLPMAINLLKAGHHVTGFDLVQSQLDAFVAAGGEVAESANAATKDADVLITMLPASKHVESLYLGDSGVLANANPKTLLVDCSTISPKVAQAVASAAKAKGFAMVDAPVSGGTAGAQAGTLTFMVGGENSIVECIRPILEKMGKNIFHAGGSGAGQTVKVCNNMLLGIQMLGTCEALRLGIANGLDPKVLSDIMSKSSGRNWALELYNPCPGVMESVPSSKGYAGGFGVDLMLKDMGLATENAQDLEASVPLGKLAQQLYEAHSKAGNGQLDFSSVFNLKK, from the coding sequence ATGAATATCGGATTTATTGGCTTAGGAAATATGGGTTTGCCGATGGCGATCAATTTATTGAAAGCAGGGCATCACGTAACGGGTTTTGATCTAGTGCAAAGCCAATTAGATGCTTTTGTAGCTGCTGGCGGAGAGGTGGCAGAAAGCGCTAATGCAGCCACAAAAGATGCTGATGTCTTAATCACCATGTTGCCAGCCTCAAAACATGTAGAGAGCTTGTATCTGGGTGACTCAGGTGTATTGGCAAATGCCAACCCCAAAACCTTACTCGTAGATTGTTCAACGATTTCACCAAAGGTGGCGCAAGCAGTTGCTAGTGCAGCGAAGGCGAAAGGCTTTGCAATGGTCGATGCACCAGTGTCTGGTGGAACTGCCGGCGCTCAGGCGGGTACCTTAACCTTTATGGTGGGCGGTGAAAATTCTATAGTGGAATGCATTCGACCAATTCTAGAAAAGATGGGCAAGAATATTTTTCATGCGGGTGGCAGCGGGGCAGGGCAAACCGTCAAGGTTTGTAACAACATGCTCTTGGGTATTCAGATGCTCGGCACTTGCGAAGCATTACGTTTAGGCATTGCGAATGGCTTAGATCCAAAAGTGCTTTCTGACATTATGTCCAAGAGTTCAGGGCGTAACTGGGCGCTCGAGTTGTATAACCCCTGTCCGGGTGTGATGGAGAGTGTGCCTTCATCAAAAGGCTACGCTGGTGGCTTCGGAGTAGATCTGATGCTTAAAGATATGGGCTTAGCGACAGAAAATGCCCAAGACCTTGAAGCTAGTGTTCCGCTAGGGAAGTTAGCGCAACAACTGTATGAGGCTCATAGCAAAGCTGGAAATGGCCAACTGGATTTCTCGAGCGTATTTAATCTCAAGAAATAA
- a CDS encoding tripartite tricarboxylate transporter substrate binding protein, which produces MLRKILLLAAVGLLSLVSMVAGAQNTSWPAPNKPITFINPFPPGGAVDAFGRPLAKQLSTQLNDSIVVDNRGGAGGTLGAAVAAKMAPDGYTWLLGAVHHSIAPSMYPNLPYDITKDFEPIAIIGSVPHVIVVNPTKFPKNDLKSILEEIRKYPGKYNYASTGNGTSQHLAGELFKMQNKLFITHIPYRGTGPALQDLVAGQVDMMFDTLAGAAPFIKSGQLIAVAVASKERSPAFPNVPTAQELGINNFVVSSWYAMWAIKGTPKDIIDKMSAEVQIALASPEIKERWAGMGATVPKMSRPELANYINQEIVRWSEVVKKSGAKLD; this is translated from the coding sequence ATGCTTAGAAAAATCCTGCTTTTGGCGGCTGTAGGCCTGCTTTCCCTAGTTTCGATGGTGGCGGGGGCTCAAAACACCTCCTGGCCAGCCCCAAACAAGCCGATCACCTTTATTAACCCCTTCCCCCCAGGCGGCGCTGTAGATGCCTTTGGTCGACCATTGGCAAAGCAACTCTCCACCCAACTCAACGACTCCATCGTGGTTGATAACCGGGGTGGTGCTGGTGGCACTCTGGGTGCTGCGGTTGCAGCAAAAATGGCGCCTGATGGATACACCTGGCTTCTGGGTGCAGTGCATCACTCGATTGCACCAAGTATGTACCCCAACCTGCCTTATGACATCACTAAAGATTTTGAGCCTATCGCCATCATCGGCAGCGTACCTCATGTGATTGTTGTCAACCCAACTAAATTTCCAAAAAATGATTTGAAATCAATCCTAGAAGAAATCCGTAAGTACCCAGGTAAATATAACTACGCATCGACAGGTAATGGGACATCCCAACACCTAGCAGGCGAGCTGTTTAAGATGCAAAACAAATTATTCATTACTCACATTCCGTATCGTGGTACTGGCCCTGCATTACAAGATCTCGTTGCTGGCCAAGTAGACATGATGTTTGACACCCTAGCTGGTGCAGCACCTTTTATCAAAAGTGGCCAACTCATTGCTGTAGCAGTGGCCAGCAAGGAACGTAGTCCCGCCTTTCCGAATGTGCCTACCGCACAAGAGTTAGGCATCAATAACTTTGTTGTCTCTAGTTGGTATGCAATGTGGGCAATCAAGGGTACACCTAAAGACATCATCGACAAGATGAGTGCTGAAGTACAAATCGCCCTAGCCTCCCCTGAGATTAAAGAACGTTGGGCTGGTATGGGCGCTACCGTACCGAAGATGAGTCGCCCTGAATTGGCAAACTACATCAATCAAGAAATTGTGCGCTGGAGTGAGGTCGTTAAAAAATCCGGTGCCAAGTTAGATTAA
- a CDS encoding rhodanese homology domain-containing protein, whose amino-acid sequence MSISTKNYSFVRNKLLNKEEIALLDVREEDPHAREHPLFAANLPLSRIEIDAYAKLPKKNTPIVTLDDGEGYAGLAAERLISLGFSDVSVFEGGVQGWKAAGGEVFKDVNVPSKSFGELVESKRHTPSLSAQEVKQLIDNKEDVVVVDVRRFDEYNTMSIPTGISVPGAELVLRLPELAPNPKTKVIVNCAGRTRSIIGTQSLINAGIPNEVNALRNGTIGWTLAGQELDKGQTRKFKDVSEDTTSEAAQRARSVADRAGVKRATLADVSKWKSQSERTTYFFDTRTPEEYEAGHLSGFRSVPGGQLVQETEMVAPVRGARIVLVDPSGGSVRANMPASWLAQMAWDVYVLDGIKSADLAEQGAWKAPLPSLPSVDSVDAITLSNWLKSDSNTIAVDFSTHANYVKGHIPGSWYALRSQLKDAIQNIPQVDRYVLTSSPAELSVFIAQEFQALIKAEVFVLEGGNAAWSNAGLALEKGPSHLASPPLDRYKRPYEGTSVDPAAMQAYLDWEFGLVEQLGKDGTHHFWVL is encoded by the coding sequence ATGAGCATTTCTACAAAAAATTATTCCTTTGTACGCAATAAACTTTTAAATAAAGAAGAAATTGCTCTTTTAGATGTTCGCGAAGAAGATCCTCATGCACGTGAGCATCCTCTGTTTGCTGCCAACCTTCCCCTCTCTCGTATTGAGATAGACGCTTACGCAAAACTTCCAAAGAAAAATACTCCGATTGTGACGTTGGATGATGGCGAAGGTTATGCTGGATTAGCAGCCGAGCGCTTAATCTCTTTAGGCTTTAGCGATGTATCTGTTTTTGAGGGTGGCGTCCAAGGATGGAAGGCTGCAGGCGGCGAAGTATTTAAGGATGTCAACGTACCTAGCAAGTCTTTTGGAGAGCTAGTGGAATCGAAGCGTCATACTCCATCCCTATCGGCGCAGGAAGTAAAACAGCTGATTGATAACAAAGAAGATGTTGTCGTAGTGGATGTCCGTCGCTTTGATGAATACAACACGATGAGTATTCCGACTGGAATTAGTGTTCCTGGCGCTGAGTTAGTTCTGCGTTTACCAGAACTGGCTCCCAACCCCAAAACCAAAGTGATTGTAAATTGTGCTGGTAGAACTCGCAGCATCATTGGCACACAATCTCTGATTAATGCTGGCATCCCTAATGAGGTTAACGCCTTACGTAATGGCACGATTGGCTGGACCCTGGCAGGACAGGAGTTGGATAAAGGTCAAACCCGTAAATTTAAAGACGTGAGTGAAGACACAACCAGCGAAGCGGCACAAAGAGCACGTAGTGTTGCCGATCGCGCAGGCGTGAAACGGGCAACGCTAGCCGATGTCAGCAAATGGAAGTCACAGAGCGAGCGCACGACTTACTTTTTTGATACGCGCACCCCAGAAGAGTATGAAGCTGGTCATCTATCAGGATTTCGCTCAGTACCTGGTGGCCAACTCGTTCAAGAAACAGAAATGGTTGCACCAGTTCGTGGTGCAAGGATTGTCTTAGTTGACCCGAGCGGTGGCAGCGTCCGAGCCAATATGCCAGCATCCTGGTTGGCACAAATGGCTTGGGACGTTTATGTTCTTGATGGCATCAAATCTGCAGACCTCGCGGAGCAAGGTGCATGGAAAGCACCCTTACCAAGTCTTCCCTCAGTAGATAGTGTTGATGCCATCACCCTATCGAACTGGCTGAAGTCAGATAGCAATACGATTGCAGTGGATTTCAGTACACATGCCAATTATGTGAAAGGTCATATTCCAGGCAGTTGGTATGCCCTACGCTCTCAATTAAAAGATGCTATTCAAAACATTCCTCAGGTGGATCGCTATGTACTCACTAGCTCCCCTGCAGAGTTAAGCGTATTTATTGCGCAAGAATTCCAAGCGCTGATTAAGGCAGAAGTATTCGTTCTTGAAGGCGGTAATGCTGCCTGGAGTAATGCTGGCTTAGCACTAGAGAAAGGCCCTAGCCATCTAGCATCCCCTCCATTGGATCGCTATAAACGCCCCTATGAAGGCACGAGTGTAGATCCTGCAGCAATGCAGGCCTACCTCGATTGGGAGTTTGGCTTAGTGGAACAACTGGGCAAAGACGGAACCCATCACTTCTGGGTTCTTTAA
- a CDS encoding cupin, producing the protein MNTAQFLQSLKDMEYPEPVEVQQPPNGHLGNHTHPFAVQALVLDGYIEIEIAGELKTYAAGDVFSLAYEELHAESYGPQGVKYLASRKNEIKGAI; encoded by the coding sequence ATGAACACAGCGCAATTTCTGCAGAGCCTCAAGGATATGGAATATCCAGAGCCCGTGGAGGTGCAACAGCCCCCCAATGGCCATCTGGGTAATCACACCCACCCATTTGCTGTACAGGCTTTAGTCTTGGATGGTTATATTGAGATTGAGATTGCTGGTGAACTTAAAACATACGCTGCGGGTGATGTCTTTAGTCTAGCCTATGAAGAATTACATGCAGAAAGCTATGGGCCACAAGGCGTGAAGTATTTAGCATCACGAAAAAATGAAATCAAAGGGGCAATATGA
- a CDS encoding YbgC/FadM family acyl-CoA thioesterase yields the protein MTATASNKSPADFTYVHRVCYSDTDAAGFVYHGRYLEIFERSRAEWLSQRGLSPTKLIHEFGIVMPVRELTMNFYKPGRLDDILYIDQVIEHRGRTQVSVKQTAQRKLPDSDELQVIASATLHIVCVDTTTLKPKGWPEWLFPAE from the coding sequence ATGACTGCTACTGCATCTAATAAAAGCCCCGCTGATTTTACTTATGTTCATCGAGTTTGCTACTCCGATACGGATGCAGCAGGGTTCGTATATCACGGACGTTATCTCGAGATATTTGAACGCAGTCGTGCAGAGTGGCTTTCTCAGCGTGGCTTAAGTCCAACTAAGCTCATTCATGAATTTGGCATCGTGATGCCTGTACGTGAACTCACGATGAACTTCTATAAACCAGGACGACTGGATGACATTCTGTATATCGATCAAGTGATTGAACATCGTGGTCGCACCCAAGTCTCTGTAAAACAAACTGCCCAAAGAAAGCTACCTGATAGCGATGAGTTGCAAGTCATTGCAAGCGCTACTCTGCATATCGTTTGCGTTGATACCACTACCCTCAAACCCAAAGGCTGGCCTGAGTGGTTATTCCCCGCGGAATAA
- a CDS encoding molybdopterin-binding protein translates to MELKVKLSARNTLNGKVVELKMGQTTSHVKIDIGGGHIVTASITNEAVDELNLKVGDQAWAVIKASDVMVAKSA, encoded by the coding sequence ATGGAACTTAAAGTCAAACTTAGCGCTCGCAATACCCTGAACGGCAAAGTCGTCGAACTCAAAATGGGTCAAACTACTTCTCACGTTAAGATTGATATCGGCGGCGGGCACATCGTAACCGCATCAATCACCAATGAAGCAGTTGATGAGCTCAATCTCAAGGTAGGCGATCAAGCATGGGCTGTTATCAAAGCCTCTGATGTCATGGTAGCTAAGAGCGCATAA
- a CDS encoding DEAD/DEAH box helicase, whose protein sequence is MLFTDLGLSEPILRAIAEEGYTSPTPIQAKSIPAVLKGGDLLAAAQTGTGKTAGFTLPILQRLSSTPKAGGKRILRVLILTPTRELAAQVQESVVTYGKYTGLKSTVIFGGVGANPQIKAIAGGLDILVATPGRLLDLMSQKCVSLNDIEILVLDEADRMLDMGFLRDIKKILAALPKKRQNLLFSATFSTEIKQLADGLLNSPELIEVARSNSANEAIAQLIHPVDRAKKHPLLAHLIKSNDWKQVLVFTRTKHGANKLVTQLEKDGITCMAIHGNKSQTARTKALADFKAGKLTALVATDIAARGIDIDQLPHVVNYDLPNVSEDYVHRIGRTGRAGSNGVAVSLVCVDEHQMLRDIEKLIKQKLPQEVIAGFEPDPNAVAQPIQLRSQQHQQSRKPRPAGGNSSGGAPAKKAPTKRGSPPKRSFNR, encoded by the coding sequence ATGTTATTCACAGATCTTGGTTTATCAGAGCCCATTCTTCGCGCTATTGCAGAAGAAGGCTACACCAGCCCCACCCCCATTCAAGCAAAATCAATTCCTGCAGTTCTAAAAGGCGGAGATCTTTTAGCTGCAGCACAAACTGGTACAGGTAAAACCGCAGGCTTTACGCTTCCTATTTTGCAGCGGCTGAGCAGCACGCCTAAAGCCGGCGGCAAAAGAATATTAAGAGTATTGATTCTGACTCCTACTCGTGAGCTAGCCGCTCAAGTTCAAGAGTCTGTTGTGACTTATGGAAAGTACACAGGCTTAAAGTCCACCGTCATCTTTGGTGGCGTTGGCGCTAATCCTCAGATCAAAGCAATTGCTGGTGGTCTAGATATTTTGGTTGCGACACCAGGTCGCTTACTGGATTTGATGTCGCAAAAATGTGTCTCACTCAACGATATTGAAATTCTGGTTTTAGATGAGGCCGATCGCATGCTCGATATGGGCTTCTTACGCGATATTAAAAAGATCTTGGCTGCCCTTCCCAAGAAACGTCAGAACCTCCTCTTCTCTGCAACCTTTTCGACCGAAATTAAACAATTAGCCGATGGCTTACTTAACTCACCTGAGTTAATCGAAGTTGCTCGTAGTAATAGTGCTAACGAAGCGATTGCGCAGTTGATTCATCCAGTTGATAGGGCTAAGAAGCATCCGCTTTTGGCGCACCTCATTAAGAGCAATGACTGGAAACAAGTGCTGGTGTTTACACGGACCAAACATGGCGCCAATAAGCTTGTCACTCAATTAGAAAAAGATGGCATTACCTGCATGGCCATTCATGGCAATAAGAGTCAAACCGCCCGTACCAAGGCCTTGGCAGATTTCAAGGCAGGCAAGTTAACAGCATTGGTTGCAACGGATATCGCAGCCCGAGGCATCGATATTGATCAACTACCCCATGTAGTGAACTATGACCTACCCAATGTCTCTGAAGACTATGTGCATCGTATTGGACGTACAGGTCGCGCAGGTTCGAATGGGGTTGCAGTCTCATTGGTTTGTGTAGACGAGCATCAGATGCTGCGAGACATCGAGAAGCTAATTAAGCAAAAACTTCCGCAAGAAGTCATTGCTGGTTTTGAGCCTGATCCTAACGCAGTTGCTCAACCTATTCAGTTGCGTAGCCAACAACACCAGCAATCCAGAAAGCCTCGTCCGGCTGGAGGCAATAGCTCTGGTGGTGCGCCAGCAAAAAAGGCGCCTACCAAGCGTGGTAGCCCACCGAAAAGAAGCTTTAATCGTTAA
- a CDS encoding DUF1330 domain-containing protein, producing MTVKVIGLIELTDQASFEQYRSQVGRTMEQYKGQIAHRGVVTEVFWNELACQPFSAFVELHFPNREDAHAWASSPEYQSLVAVRNQAMKLTLFGVAI from the coding sequence ATGACCGTCAAAGTCATTGGATTAATTGAGTTAACGGATCAAGCGTCTTTTGAGCAATACCGTAGCCAGGTAGGCAGAACCATGGAGCAATACAAAGGCCAGATTGCGCATCGTGGTGTAGTCACTGAAGTATTTTGGAATGAGTTGGCATGCCAACCCTTTAGCGCATTTGTGGAATTACATTTCCCGAACAGGGAAGATGCACATGCTTGGGCATCTAGTCCTGAATACCAATCTCTAGTAGCAGTTCGCAATCAAGCCATGAAACTCACCCTCTTTGGTGTAGCGATCTAA
- the selD gene encoding selenide, water dikinase SelD yields MTQTKNPEATEPRLTSLSHGGGCGCKIAPGVLSEILKNVPQLPFPKELLIGIETSDDAAVYQINESQAIVATTDFFMPIVDDPFDFGKIAATNAISDIYAMGGTPLFALALVGMPIKVLSNKTIARILEGGAEACRSAGIPIAGGHTIDSVEPIYGLVAIGIVDPKRVKSNASAKPGDVLILGKPLGVGILSAALKKDLLGPDGYREMISNTTKLNAAGPDLAKLSGVHALTDVTGFGLAGHMLELARGSNCTAHIDWSQVPLLSNVQNLADEGIITGASDRNWQSYGDEVGIPADFTPAQRALLTDPQTSGGLLVSCSPESVKEVLEIFNQHHFLGARVIGQMSKRQGKPLVIS; encoded by the coding sequence ATGACACAAACAAAAAATCCTGAAGCTACCGAACCACGCCTGACCTCACTCTCACATGGGGGTGGTTGTGGCTGCAAGATTGCACCAGGGGTCCTCTCTGAGATCCTCAAGAATGTTCCTCAGCTACCCTTCCCCAAGGAATTGCTCATCGGCATTGAAACTTCGGATGATGCGGCTGTTTATCAAATCAATGAATCACAAGCGATCGTGGCGACCACCGATTTCTTCATGCCAATCGTAGATGATCCATTTGATTTCGGGAAGATAGCAGCAACCAATGCCATCAGCGATATCTATGCCATGGGTGGCACACCATTATTTGCACTGGCTTTGGTTGGCATGCCTATTAAGGTGTTATCCAACAAAACCATTGCACGTATCTTAGAGGGTGGAGCTGAAGCCTGTCGTAGTGCTGGCATTCCCATTGCGGGCGGGCACACGATTGATTCTGTTGAACCGATTTATGGCTTGGTCGCGATTGGCATTGTTGATCCCAAGCGTGTCAAGAGCAATGCGAGCGCTAAACCAGGTGATGTATTGATTTTAGGAAAGCCTCTTGGCGTAGGCATCTTGTCAGCAGCCCTGAAAAAAGATTTGCTGGGCCCAGATGGTTATCGAGAGATGATCTCTAATACAACTAAGCTCAATGCAGCAGGCCCAGACTTAGCTAAGCTTTCTGGTGTTCATGCCTTAACAGATGTTACGGGCTTTGGTTTAGCGGGGCACATGCTGGAGCTGGCACGCGGCTCAAATTGCACGGCACATATTGATTGGAGCCAAGTGCCGCTCCTGTCTAATGTACAAAACCTCGCTGATGAGGGAATCATCACTGGTGCTTCTGATCGTAATTGGCAAAGCTATGGTGATGAAGTCGGCATTCCGGCTGACTTCACACCAGCACAGCGCGCCCTATTAACTGATCCCCAGACAAGTGGTGGCCTTCTGGTCTCCTGCAGTCCGGAAAGCGTCAAAGAAGTCTTGGAAATCTTCAACCAACACCACTTCTTAGGCGCACGAGTCATCGGTCAAATGAGCAAACGCCAAGGTAAGCCACTCGTCATTTCTTAA
- a CDS encoding substrate-binding domain-containing protein, whose product MKKLIPNLFFSLLIAFSFNAPQALAQEKSIVVSSTTSTEQSGLFGFILPIFKMKTGIGVKVVAVGTGQALDIGRRGDADVVFVHDKPAEELFVQEGYSTKRNEVMYNDFVLIGPKSDPAKVGGGKDIQAVFQKIASAQAPFVSRGDKSGTHAAELRYWKGAGIPVSPSQSWYKETGSGMGPALNTASAMNGYILADRATWLSFKNRGDLTILVQGDPKLFNQYGVMLVNPAKYPSVKKAEGQAFIDWLISKNGQDVIASYQIGGEQLFFPNANK is encoded by the coding sequence ATGAAAAAACTGATTCCTAATCTCTTCTTTAGCTTACTAATCGCTTTTTCTTTCAATGCCCCACAAGCACTCGCACAAGAAAAGAGTATTGTGGTTTCCTCAACTACCTCAACCGAACAATCTGGTCTATTTGGTTTCATCTTGCCAATCTTCAAGATGAAGACTGGGATAGGTGTCAAAGTGGTTGCCGTTGGTACTGGCCAAGCATTGGATATCGGTCGTCGCGGCGATGCAGATGTTGTCTTCGTTCATGACAAACCAGCAGAAGAGCTATTTGTCCAAGAAGGCTATTCCACCAAACGCAATGAAGTGATGTACAACGACTTTGTATTGATTGGGCCGAAATCTGATCCTGCAAAAGTTGGCGGTGGCAAAGATATCCAAGCGGTATTCCAAAAAATTGCATCTGCCCAAGCACCCTTTGTTTCTCGTGGTGATAAGAGTGGCACACATGCTGCAGAGCTGCGCTACTGGAAAGGTGCTGGCATTCCCGTTTCACCAAGTCAAAGTTGGTACAAAGAAACTGGCTCAGGCATGGGCCCTGCCCTCAATACCGCCTCAGCAATGAATGGCTATATCTTGGCAGACCGTGCAACCTGGTTGAGCTTTAAGAATCGTGGCGACCTGACCATCCTAGTTCAAGGCGACCCCAAGCTCTTCAATCAGTATGGCGTGATGTTAGTGAACCCCGCCAAATATCCCTCTGTGAAAAAAGCTGAAGGACAAGCATTTATTGACTGGCTCATTTCCAAGAATGGTCAGGACGTGATTGCGAGCTATCAAATTGGTGGCGAACAACTCTTTTTCCCTAATGCAAATAAATAA
- a CDS encoding substrate-binding domain-containing protein, with amino-acid sequence MQIEVRPSLVVQTQGKNSVDLIWLSQLLKDIESGSSLVVASKRAGTSYRGAWGKLNEVEAALGMPLIVRTKGHGSKLTEFGSFLFKFIDDMQAGHLKYGNAYQEALMKEMNRVQKSESARWKFLSSSDSIIQQAVREVKGFNLKIAGSGESLERLLNNEADIAGYHVSNEQSSKAIHQRLSKSDIQIYPVMKRTQGLIVKKGNPLHIRSIDDLLNQKIRFINRQIGSGTRLLLDSLLIEEGIDPHEVNGYLQEEFTHSAVANAILAGKADVGIGVKNIALENGLGFVPLKDEIFFIAMNREMVSQPESSKLIRKIRSYSSNTPGYKAVSLNRQIKDWL; translated from the coding sequence ATGCAAATTGAAGTTCGTCCATCTCTTGTCGTACAAACCCAGGGCAAAAACTCTGTGGATCTCATTTGGCTATCTCAACTCCTTAAGGACATTGAGAGTGGCAGCTCCTTAGTGGTAGCTAGCAAAAGGGCGGGCACCTCCTATCGGGGTGCTTGGGGAAAATTGAATGAGGTTGAAGCTGCTTTAGGAATGCCTCTGATTGTTCGTACTAAAGGACATGGATCTAAGTTAACGGAGTTTGGATCTTTTCTCTTTAAATTTATTGATGACATGCAGGCTGGGCACTTGAAGTACGGCAATGCCTATCAAGAAGCCTTGATGAAAGAAATGAATCGCGTACAAAAATCAGAAAGCGCTCGCTGGAAGTTTTTGTCGAGTAGCGATTCGATTATTCAGCAGGCTGTCAGAGAAGTAAAAGGTTTTAATCTGAAAATTGCTGGCTCTGGAGAGTCTCTAGAGAGACTACTCAATAATGAGGCTGATATTGCTGGCTACCATGTATCGAATGAGCAGAGCTCAAAGGCCATTCATCAGCGTTTATCCAAAAGCGATATTCAAATATATCCAGTAATGAAGCGAACCCAGGGCTTGATTGTCAAAAAGGGTAATCCACTTCACATTCGATCAATAGATGATTTACTGAATCAAAAAATTCGCTTTATTAATCGTCAAATCGGTTCTGGCACTAGATTGTTGCTTGATAGTTTGTTAATTGAGGAGGGGATTGATCCCCATGAGGTTAATGGCTACCTTCAAGAGGAGTTCACACACTCTGCTGTGGCCAATGCCATTCTTGCGGGTAAGGCAGACGTTGGTATTGGAGTTAAAAATATTGCGCTAGAGAATGGTCTTGGCTTTGTGCCCTTAAAGGATGAAATTTTCTTTATTGCCATGAATCGGGAAATGGTGTCTCAACCCGAGTCTTCTAAACTGATTCGTAAAATTCGGAGTTATTCCAGTAATACGCCAGGTTATAAGGCGGTCAGCCTGAATAGGCAGATAAAAGACTGGCTTTGA
- a CDS encoding GNAT family N-acetyltransferase — protein MKTLEILLLPWQQASQSAYPIRKQVFINEQGVPEELELDEFDSSALHALAYQGGQCVGTARLVNLGNGNAQIGRMAVLVNFRGQGIGKQILEKLLLTAQADGLSSVILHAQLTAIPFYEKLGFVAQGPTYDEAGIPHRNMMLLLHKSN, from the coding sequence TTGAAAACCCTAGAAATCCTGCTTTTACCCTGGCAACAGGCCTCGCAATCCGCGTACCCCATACGAAAGCAGGTATTTATCAACGAACAGGGGGTTCCAGAAGAGCTTGAATTGGATGAATTTGATTCATCTGCCTTACATGCCCTCGCCTACCAAGGTGGTCAATGTGTAGGGACTGCAAGATTAGTAAATTTAGGGAATGGCAACGCCCAAATTGGACGCATGGCTGTCTTAGTAAACTTCCGAGGCCAAGGCATCGGCAAGCAGATCCTCGAAAAACTATTGCTGACTGCTCAAGCAGACGGCCTATCCTCCGTCATTCTTCATGCCCAATTAACGGCAATACCATTCTATGAAAAACTGGGGTTTGTAGCTCAAGGGCCGACCTATGATGAGGCGGGTATCCCGCATCGTAATATGATGCTCTTATTACACAAATCGAATTAA